Within the Criblamydia sequanensis CRIB-18 genome, the region CCAAGGAATTCCGACTCTCTCGCCAATTTTATGCTTTGAGACATTTTCTCCAAGCTTATCGATAATTCCAACGACTTGATGGCCCGGGATGAGAGGCAATTTAGGATGGGGAAGTTCACCATCAACAATATGCAGATCCGTGCGGCAAACCCCGCAAGCTTTTACTTTAATTAAAACTTCATAAGGCTTTGGAATTGGGCAAGGAAGGTCTTTTAATAGTAACGGTTGACCAACTTCCTCTAATACCATGGCTCTCATGCATTACCTATCGTTTATTTATTTCTCGGGTGAATGGGGTGAAGCCCATAAAAAGTTAGATAGTCCCATGAGTTCCTTCCCACATACCTTGTTAATGAAGCATTAATACAATTAATGTAAATATTAAGACAATTGTTCTAGAAATAAGAACCTTATTTATCATGAACCTAGGCGTATTTACCGAACAACTTTTCCAATTTATGTTTGCGATACTCAAAAATTGCTTCAATCTCCTTTCTCACCTTAAAGGCAATCAAAATTCTTCCCAAGAGACTCAACAATAGACTTCTTTTAAAACTCGCTTTGCTTCAAAGAATAGGCTGGTTTTGTGTAAATTTTTTTATAAATTTTGAAAGTATAGGATAACTTAGGAATGAAAAATTCAGGAAAAAGGTTGCCAAAAACAGCTATTTTAACAATCGAAAGGAGTTTCGAAAGAAGTTTAATAGTTGATAGTGAACAGTATTAAGAATTACTACCTCATTTGTTATTCTATAACCGATGCAATTCGTATTTCTAATCTGACTCTATCGTTATAAAATATTTACTTTCATGTGCCTTTATGCTTATATCACTTATTCAGCTTATAAGGATATGCGGAGTCATTCATGACCTTTTTGAAACTTTACTGCGTCTCTCTCATAGTTTTTTTTATAATCGACCTTGTTTGGTTAGGCATTATTGCCAAAAATCTTTATAGGGATCAGATAGGTTTCCTGATGTCAGACAAAGTCAAGTGGCTTCCGGCTTTGATATTCTATTTCCTATATATCGCAGGTCTTGTCTTTTTTGCCATACTACCGGCGGTAAAGGAAGAGAACTGGGTTGCAGCATTAACATACGGTGGATTTTTTGGTCTTGTGTGCTATGCGACGTATGATTTAACCAATCTTGCGACACTAAAAGGTTGGCCTATAAAAATTGCCATCTATGATCTTCTATGGGGAGCTTTCATTTCGGGAGTTACAAGCCTCATTACTTTTTGGATAGGCTCTCATTGGAAAAATTACTTCAGTTAAACCTAAAATTTAGCCTAGAGTATTATCCTGCGATCGTGAAAGAAGCCTTTAAAGAACCGAATAAAATTTCGAAAGAAGTCTAATGAAGAAAATTATCTGACCGTATTTGCTTCCAATTATTTAGATCCGCCTTTAGATCCAACCTATTCAGGCTCCAATGTAGGCATATATCTATTATTGAGAAGAATTACAGGCAATTCCGGGTTAAAATACGAGGACCATAGGCTCAAGTTCGAGCTTGTCCTGATGAGCAGATCGCATCTGGAAAGTAAGCAAGCGTCTATTAAAGCTTCTTCTCCAACCGTATAATTATTTTTATTTGCAAAATGAACGCCAGCGCTGCCGCTATGTGATCGGACGGCATCGAGGGCAACGACATTAGAATATCTGCTCTTTGCATGTTCTAAAAATTCGATCTCATCGGTTGCAATAAAAAGAAGGCATGGTTTTTCTAAGGGTATGTGCTTCTCAACTTCTTTAAAAACTTTCTCATAGGCTATTCTTGGCGCTTCTTTTACTTTATCGGTTCCCCTGTAGTGAATGCCGATTGTGTAGTAATCAAGAAAATAGCGGCAAATAAACGTATCAATTTTTTCTTGGATCTCGGGCTTTATATGAATGTATTTATTAATTAATTGAGAGGCGATGTCTCTTGGAATCAATCTTCTTTGCTCCCAGGCTTTGTAATACTGCTCTTGGGTTGGATAAGCTAGGTGTGAATCTCTTTTTTCTCCCGCATAAACAGGCTCAAAATAATAAGTCCACCAATTTAAGCCTCGAGCCGGGTCATAGTAAAGGCCATATTTATCAAAATCGACAGTAAGCCCGGAAACTTTTGGAAGCTGCCCTGTTTCAAACATGTATAGCTGTCCGAGCACTTGATTTGCAGCTGCAAACATTCCTAACCCTGGATTTTTGTCCAATCTAATTACACGAAATTCATTAGCGTATAAACAAGAGCTAAAGAGAAAAATATATAATAGAATTCTACATAGCATCGTAATTATACCTTTTTAAGATATCTGAAAGCTCTATTTTAATCCTGTCTAAGGATCCATCGTCATAACAGCCATTATGCTTTAAAGGCTTTCCTTGAGGGGGATATTTGGCAAGGGCTCGATCTATATCTTCTTGATCAAAAGAGAACCCGGCAATTTGTAAAATATGATTGAGATAGATTTCAGGGTTCGCCAAGAGATCTTCATAGCGTATGATTTGAACCCCCGGCTGGAGCTCCCAGAATTCATAAAATTTTCTCCAGCCGTGGATGAATTCATTCAGACTTTTTTTGTCTATCTTGTCTTCTTTTCCCCCTCTATAAACATAAAAAGAATAAAAGGAATCAATGGGGTGTCTTATTAAGCAAATTGCAGACTTTGGGGTTGGATTAATTTTTGTTTTTGGTTTTAAAAAAGGATAATGTGTTTTTATAAGGACCGGATCATCCAGGGTTGGGTATCTGCAATGGCCTTCGTAGCCATGATCTGTACAGTAAGCCCCCCATGGGAAAACATTTTGAAGATGCGGAAAATTTCTGTCTCGATAAACTGAACTTGTCGCAATATGGGTCGCTTCTTCAACCAAAAATCGCACCCAATGATTACCGGATCTTGGAAAAGATGCCAGATAGACGGTATTCCATTCCTCTGCAAAAATTAGAGATTGAGCTAAGCAAAAAATAAAAATTAATCGATACATGAAGTTCCTTAAGTTTGTGTTGATTCCCAACTGAAACGCGACTATCCAAATTTGGAATAATCTACGCTTTGAAATGTTTGTAAAGAGGGTAATCAGAATTTAAAGTAAATTTTGCATATATTTAACAAAAAAATTTTTACCACAGGACATTAATTTTTCCCCATTAAAACTTCTGTAATTTCCAAAAGCTCTTCTATTTCTTAAATGATCAGCTTTACCAACTGTTTGATTAGACTTCTTTCGAAAGTCGCTTTGATTGGAAGAATGGGCTGGTTTTATGCAAATTTTTTGATAAATTTTGAATGCATAGGATAACCTATGCATGAAAAATTTAGGAAAAAAGATGCCAAAAACAGCTATTTAAACATTGAATGGAGTTTGAAAGAAGTCTATTAATCCCTAAAGTGATTTTAGGGGCTATTCAATTATTTAAAACGCTTATAAAAATCCGTTGCAGCCAAAGGTATAGATAAGACCAAGTCCTATCGAGTTGTTATAGAAATGAGAGCCGCCTTGGTGGTATTTGTATTCCAAAGTAAGCTTCGTATTGCAGAAGAGAGGGTAGACAATCCCTGTCATCACTTGCCAAGAAAATTGGTGCCACTTTTGGTTAAAAATGACAAGAGAATTTGAGGAATGCATTTCTGAAAAATCATAGCCTATCCCTGCTCCAATAAAGGAATGGATATTCCAGCATACAAAGTTCCAGCAAGGCAAATTGCATATAAGATTGGCCATATACGAGGAAGTCTGAAAATGCCCATGATGAGAAGAACCTTGTCCTACAAACTCTATTTTAGATAGGCTATTTCTCCTAAATGCATATTCACCTTCCAAGATCAAGCCGTTGCAGAAACGATAGCCCAAAGAACCCGCAAGAATATGTCCCGCATTATATTTAGCTCTAGTGTCACTGATCTCAGTACTTTGCAGAAAGTTAACACCCCCGAAAAGCTTTGCATATACATTCGTTTTATCAAAACAAAAATTTCCTAGAAAAAAGCAAGAGGGCAACTCGCAACATTCTTGAGCTTGTAACCTAGCCGTCAATACAACTAGGAGCGATATTACAAGTAGCTGAATTTTTTTTATCATATCGATAACTCATTCATATTATTAATGTTTTAAGGCGCGTTTTATAATTTCGCTACTACGTAATCCGATCATCATAGCCGCAGCTGCCGTATTGATATCTGGTATCACAGGACAGATGGAATTATCGGCTACAAAAACGTTCCTTGTGCCATAGACACGAGTCTCTCCATCTACCACCCCACCTTCACTTAGAGGAGCCATTTTACAGTGGGATGTAAAATGGTGGACATCTAATGAAAGGTTAGTGTTATTTCTCACATACTGCTCAACTACAGCGTCATTATAACCCGAAAGGATAACGAGGTTTATCGGGTCTGTTGGAATGGGTTGGTAGTAAGGGGGATCAATAGGCGCTAATTGCGTTAACATATCGCGGATATAGACCTTGACCGCGTTCTTCATATCTTCGAGATCAGGGGGACTTTGATAAAAACCATCGTCGGCTGCAGCTATTTGAAAGGAGTTGTCACTTTGAATATTGACGCTGCCCTCGCTCACCGGATTTAATAACTCAAATCCCATGGCGATGACTGCAGGCGTCTGTCCTGTCGCAGGTATGTATTCAAACAAAATTTGCAGCATGCGCGGGTCGCTTGCGCTTCCTCCTACTACCGGCAAGTAAACATTATGAATGGTAAAAGCATAAGGGGCTCCCGGAGGCACCCCATTGGTATTTGGATTTGCAAGCAACGTAACAAACATGAGAGGATGGTTTTGGAGATGCTTTCCTACGTTTTCGTTAATAAAAACAGGTTTTATCCCTGCATTGTCTAAAACAGCTGCCGGCCCGATTCCGGAAAGCTGCAGCAACTTGCTGCTATTGATGCCGCTTGCCAAGACCACCGCTTTTTTCGCGCGTGCTTCAAAGCACTGTCCATCTTTTACATAAATTACTTTTTTGGCCACTCCATGCCTGTTAAATACTATTTTTACTGCCACAGCGTCGAAGAGAAGAAACAGTTTGTGACCGTTAACTCCTTGACCTCCCGGAGTCATGACCGTGCCATTTAAATAAGCGGTTGCGCTGCTAGCTCGCTCGGTGCCTGAGGGGTCAATAAACCACTGGGCGCGAGGGTCTATGCAATTCTCTACGCTTGGGTCATTATAATCTTGAACAGTTGGAATCCCGGGAAAGGCTGCTTGAGATGCAGGCAAAAGTACATTAGCAGTTATTTGCGACACAGTAGGGGTCTGCAACACACTAAGAGCGCCGTTTGTCCCCCTTGCGTCGGGAGTGGTGGTTAATCCTTGGTAATTCTCAAGAGCTTTAAAAGTTGCCAAAATATTATCAAGGCTCCAGTTGCTGCTGCCTGAAACTGATTCCCATCGCGAATAGACGGCATCCGAGCCGCGGCCATAGTATAAACCGTTAATCGAAGCGCCGCCGCCTAATCCCAATCCTGTCGTCCAGTCACTTGTTCGGCCATTGATTCCAGGCATTGGCAGGGTTTGATTCCAACCGGGCCAGAAATACTGGGGCTTTCCGGTTCCGGCTAACAAGAATGCCGGAAGACCTACAGCTTTAATGGCCGGATCATTTGTTATATTGGGTCCCCCTTCAATTCCCAAAACCGAATACTGGCCGTTTTTTGATAACTGGTGCATCAAAACACAACCTGACGCTCCCCCGCCAATAACTATGATATCCGCTTCTAGTTTGTCCGCCGACATTTGGCATCTATAAGGAGGATTGTGATTGCCAAAAAGGTTGGCACAAGCTGTTGCTAAAGTGAGGATAAAAAATTTAAGTTTCATAGCTCATTCCTTCGAAGGCATGTTGTCACAAGTCAAAGTAAAATTTAGTCATCACCATATTTGAAAGAGTTAAATATTTGCCAATTAAAAAGTTTTAGAAAATAATGCAGCTTCCAAATTTTGAAAAGATTTAGACAGGAGCTTTAAACTTGATTGCCGAATGGATTTTAAAAAAACGTTAATGATAAAAAATAAATCCTTTTAACATTTTAAAATCTTCTTTAGAACTGCTTATTACAGTAAAGTCATGCGTAAATGGGGATGGATTCATGGCAAAAATTTTAGTTACCGGAGCGAATGGGTTTGTGGCAAAAAGGCTAATCGTTGATCTTTTGAATCAAGGTCATCAGATTTTCGCTATGTGCCGCATTAAAGGCACTCAAGCTTTTGCTGAAGACAGGCCTAATCTTCAATATATTTGGGGGGACTTAAGGAATCCTGAAACTCTAAAAATGATTCCTGAAGATATCGAAGCCGCCTATTACCTTGTCCATTCCATGTCCGATATTGTCAACAATCTAGTCGATACAGAAATGGAGGTTGTGGAGCAGTTTCTAAACGGAGTTAAACGCACTAGAATCAAGCAAATTATTTATTTGGGAGGGATTATTAATGATGAAAAGAAATTATCCCCTCACCTTAAGTCGCGATTATTGGTAGAAAATTCTCTTAAAGAAAGCGGCATTCCTTGCACGGTTTTAAGAGCAAGTATCATTATCGGGGCAGGCAGCGCCTCTTTTGAAATCATAAGGGACTTATGTGAAAAGCTGCCGTTAATGGTCGCCCCGAAGTGGGTAAATTCGCGCTGTCAGCCAATCGCCATCGGGGATGTTTTATTTTACCTTTCTTATGTACTGCTAAATGAAAAATGCTTTAATAAAACTTTTGACATTGGAGGCCCGGAAGTTTTGACTTTTGAAGAGGTATTGCTTAGATACGCAAAATTTAGAAATCTTAAAAGATGGATAATAAAAGTCCCGGTCCTCACTCCCCGCCTGTCCAGTTATTGGCTCGTTTTCATTACCTCTGTTCGCTATTCTCTTTGTTCCTACTTGGTAGAAAGCATGAAAACGAACTCTGTCGTCCAAAGGGATGAAATTAAAAAAATTGCTCCACATGATTGCTTGACTTATAAAGAAGCCCTTGAATTAGCCTTTCAAAAGATTTCACAAAATGAGGTGGTTTCCAGTTGGATGGACTCATGGGATATTCGAGGAACGGATCCAAACATTGAGAATTATATCCAAGTTCCAAGCGAAGGGTGCTTAAAAGATGAGAGAAGAGTCTTAATTCAGGATTCAAAAGCCTCTGCTATAGATAGAATATGGAGGATTGGCGGAAGCTCCGGCTATTATGCTTTGAATTGGGCTTGGCATTTAAGAGGTTTATTTGATCAAATGATTGGAGGAATTGGTTTAAATAGAGGAAGAAGACATGCTTCTGAAATTCAAGTTGGGGATTCTATCGATTTTTGGCGAGTGATTCACTCTGATAAAGACAAAGGAGATCTCATACTTTATGCTGAAATGAAACTTCCGGGAGAAGCTTGGCTTCAGTTTAAAATTGAACCAAAAAATCATGAGTGGTTCCTTGTTCAAACAGCGACTTTTCGGCCTAAAGGAATTCTAGGCAGGCTCTATTGGTATGCCCTAACTCCTTTTCATTTCGTTATTTTTCGGAAAATGGCGGAGGCTTTAGCCGGTAAAAAAATTAAACTTAAACTACTGTGATAAATTTAAGCTTTTTATAATTTTTTTAAGATTAATGCCTTTTCCAAGGACTGGTTTAAAGATATCGCCATTACTTTTAATTCTCTCCATGGCATTTTTTATAGTATATTTCTCCGGTTTTAGTCCTTTTTTAACCTCATCCCAATGCAACGGCATAGATACGGGGGCAAAAGGTCTAGGCCTTATAGAATAGGGGGCCGCCAAAGTGGCTTTCGGTCTATTTTGCAAGAAATCCACATAAATTTTTCCTTGCCTTTTGATACTATATCTCTCAATGCTTGTGATTTTTGGAACTTCTTGATGAACAAGTGCGGCTATCGCCCTCCCAAAACCTTGGCATTCTTCGTAAGTATATTTAGCTCCCATAGGGATATAAATATGAACCCCGGTTGCGCCTGAAGTTTTAAAGTAGCCTTCAATCTTTAAACTATCAAGCACTTGTTTGACCATCAAAGCCACCTCTATAACCTCTTTAAAAGAATTTTTTTCAGAAGGGTCTATGTCAATAATGCACCAAGTGGGGTAATCCGGATGCTTAACAGTGCTATTCCAAGGGTTCATTTCGATAGATCCCAAATTTGCCATCCATAACAAATCCGCCTCATCCTTAACCACTAAAAAGTTTTTGTCTTCCCCTAAGCTTGTGCGATAGGGAAATTGTTGTATCCAAAAAGGAGCTGATTTTGTCACATCTTTTTGATAAAAGCTTAACCCATTGATGCCATTTGGAAAACGATTTAGAGATTGAGGCCGGTCTTTCAAATAAGGTAAAATGGTGGACGCTATTTGATAATAATAATTGAGAAGATCTCGTTTTGTATAACCATTATCCGGCCAAAAGATCTTTTTTAAATGATTAAATTTTAATTCATGACCCTGAATTATTTTCACCTGCGTGTCTTCAAAAGGATTCAATAAAGTTTTTCTTTCTCTATTTTTTTCCGCTTTAATTTTAATCACCGGTTTTTTTGACGCTTTTGGACTAGTTATTGACAGCTCCTCATGGACTTCATGAGCGTTCTTATCGAGTCGAATTCCTTTGAAAGAAGGATGTCTCATAATACCCTCTCGACTTAATCCAATATAGCTTACTTCGCAAACAAGCTTTGGCTTAAGCCAAATAGCTTCAGAGGGTTTGGGATTCGGGTTAAAGCGAGTGGGTTTGCTAATTTCAGGCTCAAATGAAAATGGGCATTTTTTGATTTTCAACTTGTTAAATTTTTCTAAGAGGTCCTTTTGAACTTTCTTGTTAAAGCCGGTTCCTATCTTTCCCATAAATTGGAGAGCGCCATTTTTGTACACGCCAACCAATAAGGCGCTAAAAAGCTTAGGGGTATTTTGATTTTTTGTATAACCTCCAATAACCACTTCGTGTCTTTTTTGCACTTTTAATTTAAGCCATAGCGGACTTCTAACTCCGGAAAGGTAAACGCTGTCCGCATTTTTTGCGATCGCTCCTTCTAATTGCATATTTTTAGCGGCGTCTAAAAAATCTTCCGGATCAGCATCAAAGCTTTGACTTATTCTAAGAGCTGGATTATTGAACTTAAGCTGATTTAATATCTCTTTTCTTTGACTTAAAGGAAGTTCTGCAAGTTCGTTTCCTTTTAACCATAGGACATCAAAAACATAGTAAATAATTTCTCCATCGGCTTCGCTTCGCCAATTTTGCAAACTCTCGAAATCGGCTATTCCATTTTCGTTTACGACAACAATTTCTCCATCTAAAACTGCATCTAAGTTTGAATTCTGCAAGGCTTCAACGATTGGATAAAATTTTTCATTAAAGGATTTATTATTTCGGGAGATAAGGTCTACTTTATTTTTATCGCAAAAAGCTAAAGCCCTATAGCCATCCCATTTTATTTCATAAAGCCATTTTCCTTGAGTTGGCGGGGAATCAGCAAGAGTTGCCAACATGGGACGCAAACTTTTAAAGAATTTGTTTTTTTTAATTTTCAACTCTATTTCCAATTTCAATGTTCTAAAAGTGGCTTGTCATCACGATATATCGATTAAAACATGAATTCCAAGGTAATGTATGCAGAATACCTAATACCTAAAATATTTTTTGAGTAAAATTAAAATAAATTGTACTTTGCAAACAAAAATCAGGAACCTTTTAATGCTATTTGGGCAAAAAAATGAGAAAGAAATTTCTTCGCTTGGCGTTGAAAGCTATATTGCCCTCTTGGCAATTATCTGTATAACTTTGCATTTAGCTTTCCAATATGCTCTTCCAAAATTCCAAGCCTATGCGCTTTATCCCCTGTACATTACTCTTGCCTTAGGAGGAAGTCTTCTCGTTCTGGAGCTAATACGTAATTTGATAAATTTTCAGTTTGGTTCAGATTTACTCGCCGGAATCTCTATCATTGCTTCCATTTTGTTAGGAGAGTATTTAGCCGGATCATTAGTTGTCTTAATGCTATCCGGTGGTCAAACAATAGAAAGCTACGCCATTAGGTCAGCTTCGAAAATGCTTGAGGTTCTTGCAAAAAGATCGCCGACTATCGCCCACCGAAAAAAAAATGAGGCTATAGAAGACATTCCCGTTGAAAAAATTGCTATCGGGGATACCCTTTTAATATTTCCGCATGAGATATGCCCTGTAGATGGAGAAGTGACCTCCGGAAATGGCGTGATGGATGAATCGTATTTAACCGGCGAGCCTTTCCTTATCTCCAAAGCTCCCGGCTCTGAAGTTCTTTCCGGCTCTATCAACGGAGAAGCTTCTTTAACCATTAAATCAACTAAACTTGCGCAAGATTCCCGCTACGCTAAAATCATGCAAGTCATGTCTGAAACAGAACAAAAACGCCCTCAAATGCGTCGGCTCGCCGACCAATTAGGGGCTTGGTATACTCCCCTAGCTATCATCATTGCAATTTTAGCATGGGTGATTAGCGGCGATGCCGTGCGCTTTCTAGCCGTTCTAGTTATTGCGACGCCTTGTCCCTTATTGATTGCCATACCTGTCGCCATTATTGGCTCGATTTCTTTATGCGCCAAACGCGGTATCTTGATTAAAAATCCCATCGTCTTAGAGCAAATAGATCAGTGTAAGACCATGATTTTCGATAAAACAGGGACGCTTACTTACGGAAAACCTTCATTAACAGATCAGACAGTTTATAATAATTTTGACCCTAAAGAAATTCTCAAACTAGTCGCAAGCATTGAAAGATATTCAAAACATCCTTTGGCAAGCGCCATTCTTGATAAAGCCGGGGAAGAAAACATTAAACTGCTTGATGTCCAGCAAATCAGCGAACCAAAAGGCTCAGGGCTTCTAGCAACTGTAGATAAGCATGAAGTTTTAATCACGAGCCGGAAACTTCTTACTAAAATGGGTTTAGAAAGGGATGTTTCACTCTTGCCTCAGGGAGCCGGACTAGAGTGTGTGATTCTTATCGACGGCAAACTTGCAGCTCACTATCGTTTCCGAGATTCTCCAAGATCGGAAAGTAAATCTTTTATTCACCATTTATTTCCTAAGCATGGGATCAAAAAAGTCATGATCATTTCTGGCGACCGTGAAGAAGAAGTTAAATATTTGGCAAATTATGTTGGAATTACCGAAGTTTATGCAGGCAAAAGCCCTGAGGAAAAAGTTGAACTCGTTGTAGAAGAAACTGAAAAAGCAAAAACGGCTTATCTTGGAGATGGCATAAATGATGCTCCAGCCCTACTTGCGGCAACAGTTGGAATTGCTTTTGGCAGAAGCAGCGACATCACAGCTGATGCTGCTGGAGCGGTTGTTATGGATAACAGCTTGAAAACAGTCGATGAGTTTATGCATATCAGCAAGAGAATGAGAGCGATTGCTCTAGAAAGTGCTCTTGGGGGTATGGCGCTTTCCGTATTGGGAATGATTATAGCAGCTTTTGGATTCCTTCCTCCAGTAGCTGGAGCTATTAGCCAAGAAGTAATTGATGTTTTTGCGATTTTGAATTCGTTAAGAACTATCTGGATGCCAACTAAAATTAGTGATATGTAATATTTTAAGTTTTTGGGATAAAATTATGAAGCAATTACCTTCTCTTTCAAGGTTTTTAACATGGTCGGCTAAGATGGCTGGCAATCCTATTACCTTTGTTATTGCCCTTTCTGTGGTAGCTATTTGGCTAATAATAGGATTTTTCTATGGTTTTAACGCAAAATGGATACTGATTCTTAATACCGTTGCAACACTCAATGCAGCCTTAATGGTTTTTATTATTCAAAATACACAAAATCGAGAAAACAAAGCTCTTCACTTAAAAATTGATGAACTCATAAGGGTAACTAAAGAAGCTACTGATGAATTTATTGCCATTGAAGAATTGGAAGAAGCTGAATTGGAGAAAATTAGAAAAAAAATCTTCAAAAATAAATCATAACAAAACAACCTAAAAAGGCATTCTTTTCAATTTTTTGCTTTTAAAATAATTTTTAAGGAATGTTTTTCGGATGAATTTTTAAATATCTCATAAGCTTGAAGTATTTCATCTAAATCAAAGTGATGGGTAATTAATTCATTGGGATTTAGTTTCCCATTTCTGTAAACCTTGAGAAGGTCGGGAATGCTGAAAGTATCGACTAATGCTGTTGTTAAAGTAATATTTTTGTTCCAAAGCTGTTCTAGATGCAGACTCACCTCTTTCCCATGCACACCAATATTTGCAATATGGCCGCCGGCGCCAACGATCGCTTGACAGGTATCAAAAGCCTCCGGTGTTCCGACAGCTTCTATAGCGACATCCACACCTTTGTTTTGGGTCATTTCCAAAATAGTGTTGACAGCGTTCTTAGTTACATCATTTATTATATAAGTTGCGCCTAGCTTTTTTGCGACTTCTAGTCGATAATTATCCCGATCAACAACAAAAATGGTCTCAGGTGTATAAAATTGAGCAGTTAGTAGCGTTGCTAAACCAATCGGCCCAGCGCCAATAATAGCTACCTTATCTCCTAATTTGATTCTTCCTTTGAGAACTCCTGTTTCAAATCCGGTGGGTAGAATGTCGCTAAACATTACAAAAGGCTCTTCATCAACACTATCCGGGATAGGGTAAAGGCTAGTATCGGCAAAAGGTATGCGAACGTATTCTGCTTGAGTACCATCTATCTTATGGCCAAGCAACCAACCTCCTCTCACACATTGCGAGTACATTTTATCTTTACAAAAGCTGCAAGTGCCGCAGGAGGTAATGCAAGATATTAATACCTTGTCGTTGACACGAAAATTCGAAACGGCATCGCCGACAGCCTCAATGATTCCTATTCCCTCATGACCGAGCGTTCGTCCTTTCTCTACCGTAGGGACATCGCCTTTCCAAATATGAAGATCTGTTCCGCAAATAGTGGTTGCCGTGATTTTCACTATGCAATCGGTCGGATTTATTATCTCGGGTTTAGGCTTATTTTCTACCTGAATTTTATTATTTCCTTGATAGACAAGGGCTTTCATTGATCTGCCTTTTGCTCTTAAATGTCTTATTGAGTTATTTGAGTAATATAGGAAATTATAATTATTTCCAAAGAGCCTTCTCTTATAGATTGAGAATAAGTACTTTCAATCGAAATGAAGTAAATCGCCGATAAAAACACACAACCTCTATCACCAATAGCCAGATTCCCTATTCGCTAACCACATACCTTAGAAAGCTTGCTTCATGCCACTCACGATAAGTACAGGAACCATCGGTTTTATTTCCGTATCTTGTGTCGCTTGTTAATGTTGATTTGGAATAGATAGGCGATCCATAGGGCATAAAAAAAACAGCTAGATTTTAACGCTCGATGGCACCTAATGCTTTATGCACACGATGTTCCGTTGCTCGAATGCCATCATCTTTGACAAGTTGACCAAATTCCCCTACTTGAAACATCATGACATCTAAATCATCGGAAACAACTTTTTTAAAAGGGGCTTCTTCGGAGGTTCTAACAAAAAGACCTGCTTCCATCGGTTCTTGAATTTGCTCTCCCTTAGCAAAATAAACCCCAGGAAGATTTGGAAAATCAGCATTAATTTTAATGAAGGCAGAAGGGAAT harbors:
- the ligD gene encoding DNA ligase D, producing the protein MLATLADSPPTQGKWLYEIKWDGYRALAFCDKNKVDLISRNNKSFNEKFYPIVEALQNSNLDAVLDGEIVVVNENGIADFESLQNWRSEADGEIIYYVFDVLWLKGNELAELPLSQRKEILNQLKFNNPALRISQSFDADPEDFLDAAKNMQLEGAIAKNADSVYLSGVRSPLWLKLKVQKRHEVVIGGYTKNQNTPKLFSALLVGVYKNGALQFMGKIGTGFNKKVQKDLLEKFNKLKIKKCPFSFEPEISKPTRFNPNPKPSEAIWLKPKLVCEVSYIGLSREGIMRHPSFKGIRLDKNAHEVHEELSITSPKASKKPVIKIKAEKNRERKTLLNPFEDTQVKIIQGHELKFNHLKKIFWPDNGYTKRDLLNYYYQIASTILPYLKDRPQSLNRFPNGINGLSFYQKDVTKSAPFWIQQFPYRTSLGEDKNFLVVKDEADLLWMANLGSIEMNPWNSTVKHPDYPTWCIIDIDPSEKNSFKEVIEVALMVKQVLDSLKIEGYFKTSGATGVHIYIPMGAKYTYEECQGFGRAIAALVHQEVPKITSIERYSIKRQGKIYVDFLQNRPKATLAAPYSIRPRPFAPVSMPLHWDEVKKGLKPEKYTIKNAMERIKSNGDIFKPVLGKGINLKKIIKSLNLSQ
- a CDS encoding heavy metal translocating P-type ATPase gives rise to the protein MLFGQKNEKEISSLGVESYIALLAIICITLHLAFQYALPKFQAYALYPLYITLALGGSLLVLELIRNLINFQFGSDLLAGISIIASILLGEYLAGSLVVLMLSGGQTIESYAIRSASKMLEVLAKRSPTIAHRKKNEAIEDIPVEKIAIGDTLLIFPHEICPVDGEVTSGNGVMDESYLTGEPFLISKAPGSEVLSGSINGEASLTIKSTKLAQDSRYAKIMQVMSETEQKRPQMRRLADQLGAWYTPLAIIIAILAWVISGDAVRFLAVLVIATPCPLLIAIPVAIIGSISLCAKRGILIKNPIVLEQIDQCKTMIFDKTGTLTYGKPSLTDQTVYNNFDPKEILKLVASIERYSKHPLASAILDKAGEENIKLLDVQQISEPKGSGLLATVDKHEVLITSRKLLTKMGLERDVSLLPQGAGLECVILIDGKLAAHYRFRDSPRSESKSFIHHLFPKHGIKKVMIISGDREEEVKYLANYVGITEVYAGKSPEEKVELVVEETEKAKTAYLGDGINDAPALLAATVGIAFGRSSDITADAAGAVVMDNSLKTVDEFMHISKRMRAIALESALGGMALSVLGMIIAAFGFLPPVAGAISQEVIDVFAILNSLRTIWMPTKISDM
- a CDS encoding low affinity iron permease family protein; this translates as MKQLPSLSRFLTWSAKMAGNPITFVIALSVVAIWLIIGFFYGFNAKWILILNTVATLNAALMVFIIQNTQNRENKALHLKIDELIRVTKEATDEFIAIEELEEAELEKIRKKIFKNKS
- a CDS encoding zinc-dependent alcohol dehydrogenase family protein, yielding MKALVYQGNNKIQVENKPKPEIINPTDCIVKITATTICGTDLHIWKGDVPTVEKGRTLGHEGIGIIEAVGDAVSNFRVNDKVLISCITSCGTCSFCKDKMYSQCVRGGWLLGHKIDGTQAEYVRIPFADTSLYPIPDSVDEEPFVMFSDILPTGFETGVLKGRIKLGDKVAIIGAGPIGLATLLTAQFYTPETIFVVDRDNYRLEVAKKLGATYIINDVTKNAVNTILEMTQNKGVDVAIEAVGTPEAFDTCQAIVGAGGHIANIGVHGKEVSLHLEQLWNKNITLTTALVDTFSIPDLLKVYRNGKLNPNELITHHFDLDEILQAYEIFKNSSEKHSLKIILKAKN